A genome region from Marasmius oreades isolate 03SP1 chromosome 5, whole genome shotgun sequence includes the following:
- a CDS encoding uncharacterized protein (BUSCO:EOG0926213Q): MLTSTLSITKRMSRSGSTAIKRTQTIARHMMSTSSSPPQQEEPSVLFESLLAARTYKLNRPAKLNALDHTMIGLLRSKVENWNTSDLCAAIWGSGEGRAFCAGGDVDGVVRDAADPSTRPRAIQFFKSEFELDYILAALSKPYIAIMDGITMGGGVGLSIPATFRVATEKTVFAMPETKIGYCPDVGASFFLSRLDGEMGTYLALTGDTLRGRAVFEHGFATHFIPSRRVPMVLESVSALDNTSSIQKSSQEDYYKRINEIIEENASEAEHSGAFVSEFVGAKRAAIDFAFRHDEVEKIYEDLRTLRNHRDLAISKWASTTLDTLDFRSPTSLKVALRAIRSGRTKSLVQALNMELQIAIACCSGATPDFKTGVEAVLVTRTKERPNWSPSTLEEITPEKVDDFFNGKYITDKDRLEIPEPFASNTISKPSRFALPTEIEIRDVVTGSHVTSSGSGVTQDELVAKITDLYNGKMGVKEKVLEVIARKCETTDNADGNRVWMKWVHSTEAPQ, translated from the exons ATGCTGACCTCGACGCTATCAATCACCAAGAGGATGTCTCGTAGCGGTTCGACCGCCATTAAGAGAACTCAAACAATAGCGCGACATATGATGTCTACGAGCTCAAGTCCGCCTCAGCAAGAGGAA CCGTCTGTACTATTCGAATCTCTTCTCGCGGCAAGAACGTACAAATTAAATCGCCCAGCAAAACTCAATGCCTTGGACCATACTATGATTGGACTGTTGAGATCAAAAGTCGAG AATTGGAACACGTCTGACTTATGTGCAGCCATATGGGGTTCGGGAGAAGGCAGGGCATTCTGTGCAGGGGGTGATGTCGACG GTGTTGTCCGAGATGCTGCCGATCCGAGTACCAGACCAAGAGCGATTCAATTCTTCAAATCCGA GTTTGAACTGGATTATATCCTTGCAGCTCTTTCCAAGCCATACATCGCGATTATGGACGGCATAACGA TGGGGGGTGGCGTAGGATTATCTATCCCAGCTACTTTCAGAGTAGCGACTGAAAAGACCGTTTTTGCTATGCCCGAAACAAAGATAGGGTATTGTCCCGATGTTGGAGCAAGCTTTTTCTTGTCCAGACTTGATGGTGAGATGGGAACATACCTAGCTCTGACGGGCGATACCTTGAGAGGGAGAGCGGTGTT TGAGCATGGTTTCGCTACGCATTTCATCCCCTCTCGACGAGTGCCCATGGTGCTGGAGAGTGTTTCAGCGCTTGATAATACCTCGAGCATCCAAAAATCATCGCAAGAGGACTATTATAAACGAATTAACGAAATCATCGAGGAGAACGCATCGGAGGCAGAACACTCGGGGGCCTTCGTTTCAGAGTTTGTTGGTGCGAAGCGTGCTGCCATTGACTTTGCATTCCGACACGATGAAGTCGAGAAGATTTATGAGGATCTCCGAACGCTCCGAAATCACCGTGACCTTGCAATAAGCAAATGGGCGTCTACCACTCTCGACACCCTGGATTTCCGTAGTCCGACTAGTTTGAAGGTGGCTCTGCGGGCGATTCGTAGCGGAAGGACCAAAAGCCTCGTCCAAGCGCTAAATATGGAATTGCAGATCGCTATTGCATGTTGC AGCGGGGCAACGCCGGACTTCAAGACTGGTGTGGAAGCTGTTCTCGTCACTAGAACGAAAGAGCGTCCCAATTGGTCTCCGTCTACCCTCGAAGAGATAACTCCAGAGAAGGTCGATGATTTTTTCAATGGCAAGTACATCACAGACAAGGACAGGCTCGAGATTCCGGAACCGTTCGCCTCTAACACGATATCAAAACCGAGCCGTTTTGCCTTGCCCACGGAAATTGAGATTCGGGATGTGGTCACAGGAAGTCATGTCACGAGCAGCGGCTCTGGCGTAACCCAGGATGAATTGGTTGCCAAAATTACCGACCTATACAACGGGAAAATGGGCGTAAAGGAGAAGGTGTTGGAGGTGATAGCTCGTAAATGCGAAACCACAGACAATGCAGATGGTAATCGCGTCTGGATGAAGTGGGTCCACTCAACGGAGGCCCCGCAATGA
- a CDS encoding uncharacterized protein (BUSCO:EOG09262387): MTYELETGIAARLINAESDDEQIFTTPHTLQVLSVKPIGVNGQSDRHRVILSDGSHFIQAMLATSLNSMVLDHTITKNTVIVTEKMSCNYVQGKRLLILMSIRILGQCEEKLGDPKNLKEDNDKGEGGSKPSSTVTTPAVQKGQPSRPQQQQTAQTKSGGKPNLHPIEALSPYSNNWTIRAVVTQKSDVRTWSNTRGEGKLFNFTLADESGEIRATAFNQMVDELYDRVKEQKVYYVSKAKVTLAKKKFNNVQNEYEMTLERNSEVEECTDASNMPTLKYNFIPFSELENLAPEAICDAIAIAKEVGEFEEFTSNRTQRLTKKRDLTLVDKSGYATRFTMWGKFAENFAVEHENPVLAIKGARVSDFGGRSLSTINTTQVLQNPELPEAFALRGWYDAQGSEHNFQSHTNVAFAGKTSGGFNRNSVVPLSEVKEFVVGESDKAQFFSSRATVMHIKGDNIAYPACSTPTCNKKVVQSGDSWGCEKCQKSYNEPQWRFIVSMAVSDCTGQEWFQGFNDVGEMIFGMTGNEVIAIRENDEARFNTLLARSIGHTFNFFCRAKTENFNDTLRLRKGIVRIEKLDYAEEAKHLIELLDSPWANQ; encoded by the exons ATGACTTACGAGCTTGAGACTGGCATTGCAGCACGCTTGATTAACGCGGAATCTGACGATGAGCAGATTTTTACTACTCCTCATACACTTCAGGTGCTATCCGTTAAACCCATTGGCGTCAATGGGCAGTCGGACCGTCATCGTGTCATTTTGTCCGACGGGTCTCACTTCATTCAAGCAATGCTAGCGACATCACTCAACTCTATGGTTTTAGACCATACTATCACCAAGAACACTGTGATTGTAACAGAGAAGATGTCGTGCAATTATGTTCAAGGAAAACG TCTTCTAATCTTAATGTCAATTCGCATTCTGGGTCAATGTGAAGAAAAACTCGGCGATCCTAAGAATTTGAAAGAAGACAACGACAAAGGCGAAGGGGGCTCAAAACCCTCCTCTACTGTCACCACTCCAGCCGTCCAGAAAGGCCAACCGAGTAGgcctcaacaacaacaaacaGCACAGACAAAATCTGGAGGAAAACCCAACTTACACCCTATTGAAGCATTGAGTCCATATTCCAACAACTGGACTATCAGAGCCGTAGTCACTCAGAAGTCGGACGTTAGGACGTGGTCTAATACACGTGGAGAGGGAAAGTTGTTCAACTTCACTCTTGCGGATGAGTCCGGAGAAATTCGCGCTACCGCATTCAATCAGATGGTGGATGAACTTTACGACAGGGTCAAAGAGCAGAAGGTCTACTATGTCAGCAAGGCCAAAGTGACCTTGGCGAAGAAGAAATTCAACAATGTCCAGAATGAGTATGAGATGACTTTGGAGCGCAATTCCGAAGTGGAAGAG TGCACGGATGCATCCAACATGCCGACCTTGAAATATAACTTCATCCCCTTCAGTGAGCTCGAGAATCTGGCTCCGGAAGCTATTTGTG ATGCCATCGCCATCGCCAAGGAAGTCGGTGAGTTCGAGGAGTTCACGTCGAACAGAACTCAGCGTCTC ACCAAGAAACGGGATCTGACTCTCGTTGACAAATCTGGCTACGCTACGCGATTTACCATGTGGGGGAAATTTGCCGAAAACTTCGCGGTAGAACATGAAAACCCAGTTCTAGCCATCAAGGGTGCCAGAGTTAGCGATTTCGGCGGTCGAAGCCTCAGTACCATCAACACCACACAAGTGTTACAAAATCCCGAATTGCCAGAGGCGTTTGCTTTACGTGGTTGGTATGATGCTCAGGGTTCTGAGCATAACTTCCAGTCGCACACAAACGTTGCTTTCGCAGGCAAGACGAGCGGGGGGTTTAACAGGAACTCAGTTGTACCACTGTCGGAGGTCAAAGAGTTTGTGGTAGGAGAAAGCGACAAAGCACAGTTTTTCTCCTCTCGAGCAACCGTGATGCATATCAAAGGGGACAACATTGCGTATCCAGCCTGTTCGACGCCGACGTGCAATAAGAAAGTCGTGCAAAGTGGTGACTCATGGGGGTGCGAGAAATGCCAGAAGTCTTATAATGAGCCGCAGTGGAG ATTCATTGTCTCCATGGCTGTGTCTGACTGCACTGGACAGGAATGGTTCCAAGGCTTTAACGATGTCGGAGAGATGATTTTTGGAATGACTGGGAACGAAGTGATAGCAATCAGA GAAAACGATGAAGCACGGTTTAATACACTGCTGGCACGATCAATTGGCCATACATTCAACTTCTTTTGTCGTGCAAAAACCGAAAATTTCAAT GATACTCTTCGACTTCGTAAGGGCATCGTGCGTATAGAAAAGCTGGATTATGCAGAAGAGGCGAAGCATTTAATTGAGCTTCTTGACTCCCCGTGGGCGAACCAGTGA